A genomic stretch from Vulpes lagopus strain Blue_001 chromosome 11, ASM1834538v1, whole genome shotgun sequence includes:
- the DUSP8 gene encoding dual specificity protein phosphatase 8 isoform X1 — protein sequence MAGDRLPRKVMDAKKLASLLRGGPGGPLVIDSRSFVEYNSWHVLSSVNICCSKLVKRRLQQGKVTIAELIQPAVRGQVEAAEPQDVVVYDQSTRDASVLAADSFLSILLSKLDGCFDSVAILTGGFATFSSCFPGLCEGKPAALLPMSLSQPCLPVPSVGLTRILPHLYLGSQKDVLNKDLMTQNGISYVLNASNSCPKPDFICESRFMRIPINDNYCEKLLPWLDKSIEFIDKAKLSSCQVIVHCLAGISRSATIAIAYIMKTMGMSSDDAYRFVKDRRPSISPNFNFLGQLLEYERSLKLLAALQGDGASHPGTPEPLPGPAAPLPPPPPPTSESAATGSAAASAAREGAPGTGGELPAPAPAPATSALQQGLRGLHLSSDRLQDTNRLKRSFSLDIKSAYAPSRRPDDPGPPDPGEAPKLCKLDSPSGGALGLPSPGPDSPDAVPETRPRLRRRPRPPAGSPARSPAHGLGLNFGDAARQTPRLGLSALSAPGLPGPGQPIGPGSWAPPLDSPGTPSPDGPWCFSPEGAQGAGGARFAPFGRAGAQGAGGGDLRRREAARAEARDARTGWPDEPAPETQFKRRSCQMEFEEGMVEGRARGEELAALGKQASFSGSVEVIEVS from the exons ATGGCTGGGGACCGACTCCCTCGGAAGGTGATGGATGCCAAGAAGCTGGCCAGCCTCCTGCGGGGCGGACCTGGGGGACCATTGGTCATCGACAGCCGCTCTTTTGTGGAGTACAACAGCTGGCACGTGCTCAGCTCTGTCAACATCTGCTGCTCCAAGCTGGTGAAGCGGCGGCTGCAGCAGGGCAAGGTGACCATCGCCGAGCTCATCCAGCCAGCCGTGCGCGGCCAG GTGGAGGCCGCAGAGCCACAGGACGTGGTAGTGTATGACCAGAGCACACGGGACGCCAGCGTGCTGGCCGCGGACAGTTTCCTCTCCATCCTGCTCAGCAAGCTGGACGGCTGCTTCGACAGCGTGGCCATCCTCACGG gggGCTTTGCcaccttctcctcctgcttccctggCCTCTGTGAGGGCaagcctgctgccctgctgcccatgagcctctcccagccctgcctgcctgtGCCCAGTGTGGGCCTGACCCGCATCCTGCCTCACCTCTACCTGGGCTCTCAGAAAGATGTCCTGAACAAG GACCTGATGACCCAGAATGGAATAAGCTATGTCCTCAATGCCAGCAACTCCTGCCCCAAACCGGACTTCATCTGTGAGAGCCGCTTCATGCGCATTCCCATCAATGACAACTACTGCGAAAAGCTGCTGCCCTGGCTGGACAAGTCCATTGAGTTCATCG ATAAAGCTAAGCTGTCCAGCTGCCAAGTCATCGTCCACTGTCTGGCTGGCATCTCCCGCTCTGCCACCATCGCCATCGCGTACATCATGAAGACCATGGGCATGTCCTCTGACGATGCCTACAG GTTCGTAAAGGACCGGCGCCCATCCATCTCTCCCAACTTCAACTTCCTGGGCCAGCTGCTGGAGTATGAGCGCAGCCTGAAGCTGCTGGCTGCCCTGCAGGGGGACGGGGCGTCCCACCCGGGGACCCCTGAgcccctcccgggccccgccgccccgctgccgccgccgccaccacctaCCTCAGAGAGCGCTGCCACCGGGAGCGCGGCGGCCAGTGCGGCCAGGGAGGGCGCGCCTGGCACCGGCGGGGAGCTGCCCGcgcctgcccccgccccggccacCAGCGCGCTGCAGCAGGGCCTGCGTGGCCTGCACCTGTCCTCGGACCGCCTCCAGGACACCAACCGCCTGAAGCGCTCTTTCTCCCTGGACATCAAGTCGGCCTATGCCCCCAGCCGGCGGCCCGACGACCCGGGGCCCCCCGACCCCGGCGAGGCCCCCAAGCTCTGCAAGCTGGACAGCCCGTCGGGGGGCGCGCTGGGCCTGCCCTCGCCGGGCCCCGACAGCCCGGACGCGGTGCCGGAGACGCGCCCGCGCCTCCGCCGGCGGCCCCGGCCTCCCGCCGGCTCCCCGGCGCGCTCCCCGGCGCACGGGCTCGGCCTGAACTTCGGTGACGCCGCCCGGCAGACTCCGCGGCTCGGCCTCTCGGCCCTGTCGGCCCCTGGGCTGCCTGGCCCCGGCCAGCCCATCGGCCCCGGGAGCTGGGCGCCGCCGCTCGACTCCCCCGGCACGCCGTCGCCCGACGGGCCCTGGTGCTTCAGCCCCGAGGGGGCGCAgggcgcgggcggcgcgcggTTTGCGCCCTTCGGCCGGGCGGGCGCtcagggcgcggggggcggcgacctgcggcggcgggaggcggcgagGGCCGAGGCCCGGGACGCGCGGACCGGCTGGCCCGACGAGCCGGCCCCGGAGACGCAGTTCAAGCGCCGAAGCTGCCAGATGGAGTTCGAGGAGGGCATGGTGGAGGGGCGCGCGCGGGGTGAGGAGCTGGCGGCCCTGGGCAAGCAGGCCAGCTTCTCGGGCAGCGTGGAGGTCATCGAGGTGTCCTGA
- the DUSP8 gene encoding dual specificity protein phosphatase 8 isoform X2: MAGDRLPRKVMDAKKLASLLRGGPGGPLVIDSRSFVEYNSWHVLSSVNICCSKLVKRRLQQGKVEAAEPQDVVVYDQSTRDASVLAADSFLSILLSKLDGCFDSVAILTGGFATFSSCFPGLCEGKPAALLPMSLSQPCLPVPSVGLTRILPHLYLGSQKDVLNKDLMTQNGISYVLNASNSCPKPDFICESRFMRIPINDNYCEKLLPWLDKSIEFIDKAKLSSCQVIVHCLAGISRSATIAIAYIMKTMGMSSDDAYRFVKDRRPSISPNFNFLGQLLEYERSLKLLAALQGDGASHPGTPEPLPGPAAPLPPPPPPTSESAATGSAAASAAREGAPGTGGELPAPAPAPATSALQQGLRGLHLSSDRLQDTNRLKRSFSLDIKSAYAPSRRPDDPGPPDPGEAPKLCKLDSPSGGALGLPSPGPDSPDAVPETRPRLRRRPRPPAGSPARSPAHGLGLNFGDAARQTPRLGLSALSAPGLPGPGQPIGPGSWAPPLDSPGTPSPDGPWCFSPEGAQGAGGARFAPFGRAGAQGAGGGDLRRREAARAEARDARTGWPDEPAPETQFKRRSCQMEFEEGMVEGRARGEELAALGKQASFSGSVEVIEVS, from the exons ATGGCTGGGGACCGACTCCCTCGGAAGGTGATGGATGCCAAGAAGCTGGCCAGCCTCCTGCGGGGCGGACCTGGGGGACCATTGGTCATCGACAGCCGCTCTTTTGTGGAGTACAACAGCTGGCACGTGCTCAGCTCTGTCAACATCTGCTGCTCCAAGCTGGTGAAGCGGCGGCTGCAGCAGGGCAAG GTGGAGGCCGCAGAGCCACAGGACGTGGTAGTGTATGACCAGAGCACACGGGACGCCAGCGTGCTGGCCGCGGACAGTTTCCTCTCCATCCTGCTCAGCAAGCTGGACGGCTGCTTCGACAGCGTGGCCATCCTCACGG gggGCTTTGCcaccttctcctcctgcttccctggCCTCTGTGAGGGCaagcctgctgccctgctgcccatgagcctctcccagccctgcctgcctgtGCCCAGTGTGGGCCTGACCCGCATCCTGCCTCACCTCTACCTGGGCTCTCAGAAAGATGTCCTGAACAAG GACCTGATGACCCAGAATGGAATAAGCTATGTCCTCAATGCCAGCAACTCCTGCCCCAAACCGGACTTCATCTGTGAGAGCCGCTTCATGCGCATTCCCATCAATGACAACTACTGCGAAAAGCTGCTGCCCTGGCTGGACAAGTCCATTGAGTTCATCG ATAAAGCTAAGCTGTCCAGCTGCCAAGTCATCGTCCACTGTCTGGCTGGCATCTCCCGCTCTGCCACCATCGCCATCGCGTACATCATGAAGACCATGGGCATGTCCTCTGACGATGCCTACAG GTTCGTAAAGGACCGGCGCCCATCCATCTCTCCCAACTTCAACTTCCTGGGCCAGCTGCTGGAGTATGAGCGCAGCCTGAAGCTGCTGGCTGCCCTGCAGGGGGACGGGGCGTCCCACCCGGGGACCCCTGAgcccctcccgggccccgccgccccgctgccgccgccgccaccacctaCCTCAGAGAGCGCTGCCACCGGGAGCGCGGCGGCCAGTGCGGCCAGGGAGGGCGCGCCTGGCACCGGCGGGGAGCTGCCCGcgcctgcccccgccccggccacCAGCGCGCTGCAGCAGGGCCTGCGTGGCCTGCACCTGTCCTCGGACCGCCTCCAGGACACCAACCGCCTGAAGCGCTCTTTCTCCCTGGACATCAAGTCGGCCTATGCCCCCAGCCGGCGGCCCGACGACCCGGGGCCCCCCGACCCCGGCGAGGCCCCCAAGCTCTGCAAGCTGGACAGCCCGTCGGGGGGCGCGCTGGGCCTGCCCTCGCCGGGCCCCGACAGCCCGGACGCGGTGCCGGAGACGCGCCCGCGCCTCCGCCGGCGGCCCCGGCCTCCCGCCGGCTCCCCGGCGCGCTCCCCGGCGCACGGGCTCGGCCTGAACTTCGGTGACGCCGCCCGGCAGACTCCGCGGCTCGGCCTCTCGGCCCTGTCGGCCCCTGGGCTGCCTGGCCCCGGCCAGCCCATCGGCCCCGGGAGCTGGGCGCCGCCGCTCGACTCCCCCGGCACGCCGTCGCCCGACGGGCCCTGGTGCTTCAGCCCCGAGGGGGCGCAgggcgcgggcggcgcgcggTTTGCGCCCTTCGGCCGGGCGGGCGCtcagggcgcggggggcggcgacctgcggcggcgggaggcggcgagGGCCGAGGCCCGGGACGCGCGGACCGGCTGGCCCGACGAGCCGGCCCCGGAGACGCAGTTCAAGCGCCGAAGCTGCCAGATGGAGTTCGAGGAGGGCATGGTGGAGGGGCGCGCGCGGGGTGAGGAGCTGGCGGCCCTGGGCAAGCAGGCCAGCTTCTCGGGCAGCGTGGAGGTCATCGAGGTGTCCTGA
- the DUSP8 gene encoding dual specificity protein phosphatase 8 isoform X3, producing the protein MRAGDVAAPGRWVPAARPRTRRPRTLAGDRGGSAPCAEGARRARGGRAEGARGRGARAGGFATFSSCFPGLCEGKPAALLPMSLSQPCLPVPSVGLTRILPHLYLGSQKDVLNKDLMTQNGISYVLNASNSCPKPDFICESRFMRIPINDNYCEKLLPWLDKSIEFIDKAKLSSCQVIVHCLAGISRSATIAIAYIMKTMGMSSDDAYRFVKDRRPSISPNFNFLGQLLEYERSLKLLAALQGDGASHPGTPEPLPGPAAPLPPPPPPTSESAATGSAAASAAREGAPGTGGELPAPAPAPATSALQQGLRGLHLSSDRLQDTNRLKRSFSLDIKSAYAPSRRPDDPGPPDPGEAPKLCKLDSPSGGALGLPSPGPDSPDAVPETRPRLRRRPRPPAGSPARSPAHGLGLNFGDAARQTPRLGLSALSAPGLPGPGQPIGPGSWAPPLDSPGTPSPDGPWCFSPEGAQGAGGARFAPFGRAGAQGAGGGDLRRREAARAEARDARTGWPDEPAPETQFKRRSCQMEFEEGMVEGRARGEELAALGKQASFSGSVEVIEVS; encoded by the exons ATGCGGGCTGGTGATGTCGCCGCGCCGGGTCGGTGGGTCCCCGCGGCCCGACCCCGCACGCGCCGCCCTCGGACCCTGGCCGGAGACCGCGGCGGGAGCGCCCCGTGCGCGGAGGGTGCGCGGAGGGCGCGCGGAGGGCGCGCggagggcgcgcgggggcggggggcgcgcgcaG gggGCTTTGCcaccttctcctcctgcttccctggCCTCTGTGAGGGCaagcctgctgccctgctgcccatgagcctctcccagccctgcctgcctgtGCCCAGTGTGGGCCTGACCCGCATCCTGCCTCACCTCTACCTGGGCTCTCAGAAAGATGTCCTGAACAAG GACCTGATGACCCAGAATGGAATAAGCTATGTCCTCAATGCCAGCAACTCCTGCCCCAAACCGGACTTCATCTGTGAGAGCCGCTTCATGCGCATTCCCATCAATGACAACTACTGCGAAAAGCTGCTGCCCTGGCTGGACAAGTCCATTGAGTTCATCG ATAAAGCTAAGCTGTCCAGCTGCCAAGTCATCGTCCACTGTCTGGCTGGCATCTCCCGCTCTGCCACCATCGCCATCGCGTACATCATGAAGACCATGGGCATGTCCTCTGACGATGCCTACAG GTTCGTAAAGGACCGGCGCCCATCCATCTCTCCCAACTTCAACTTCCTGGGCCAGCTGCTGGAGTATGAGCGCAGCCTGAAGCTGCTGGCTGCCCTGCAGGGGGACGGGGCGTCCCACCCGGGGACCCCTGAgcccctcccgggccccgccgccccgctgccgccgccgccaccacctaCCTCAGAGAGCGCTGCCACCGGGAGCGCGGCGGCCAGTGCGGCCAGGGAGGGCGCGCCTGGCACCGGCGGGGAGCTGCCCGcgcctgcccccgccccggccacCAGCGCGCTGCAGCAGGGCCTGCGTGGCCTGCACCTGTCCTCGGACCGCCTCCAGGACACCAACCGCCTGAAGCGCTCTTTCTCCCTGGACATCAAGTCGGCCTATGCCCCCAGCCGGCGGCCCGACGACCCGGGGCCCCCCGACCCCGGCGAGGCCCCCAAGCTCTGCAAGCTGGACAGCCCGTCGGGGGGCGCGCTGGGCCTGCCCTCGCCGGGCCCCGACAGCCCGGACGCGGTGCCGGAGACGCGCCCGCGCCTCCGCCGGCGGCCCCGGCCTCCCGCCGGCTCCCCGGCGCGCTCCCCGGCGCACGGGCTCGGCCTGAACTTCGGTGACGCCGCCCGGCAGACTCCGCGGCTCGGCCTCTCGGCCCTGTCGGCCCCTGGGCTGCCTGGCCCCGGCCAGCCCATCGGCCCCGGGAGCTGGGCGCCGCCGCTCGACTCCCCCGGCACGCCGTCGCCCGACGGGCCCTGGTGCTTCAGCCCCGAGGGGGCGCAgggcgcgggcggcgcgcggTTTGCGCCCTTCGGCCGGGCGGGCGCtcagggcgcggggggcggcgacctgcggcggcgggaggcggcgagGGCCGAGGCCCGGGACGCGCGGACCGGCTGGCCCGACGAGCCGGCCCCGGAGACGCAGTTCAAGCGCCGAAGCTGCCAGATGGAGTTCGAGGAGGGCATGGTGGAGGGGCGCGCGCGGGGTGAGGAGCTGGCGGCCCTGGGCAAGCAGGCCAGCTTCTCGGGCAGCGTGGAGGTCATCGAGGTGTCCTGA
- the DUSP8 gene encoding dual specificity protein phosphatase 8 isoform X4, with the protein MRAGDVAAPGRWVPAARPRTRRPRTLAGDRGGSAPCAEGGFATFSSCFPGLCEGKPAALLPMSLSQPCLPVPSVGLTRILPHLYLGSQKDVLNKDLMTQNGISYVLNASNSCPKPDFICESRFMRIPINDNYCEKLLPWLDKSIEFIDKAKLSSCQVIVHCLAGISRSATIAIAYIMKTMGMSSDDAYRFVKDRRPSISPNFNFLGQLLEYERSLKLLAALQGDGASHPGTPEPLPGPAAPLPPPPPPTSESAATGSAAASAAREGAPGTGGELPAPAPAPATSALQQGLRGLHLSSDRLQDTNRLKRSFSLDIKSAYAPSRRPDDPGPPDPGEAPKLCKLDSPSGGALGLPSPGPDSPDAVPETRPRLRRRPRPPAGSPARSPAHGLGLNFGDAARQTPRLGLSALSAPGLPGPGQPIGPGSWAPPLDSPGTPSPDGPWCFSPEGAQGAGGARFAPFGRAGAQGAGGGDLRRREAARAEARDARTGWPDEPAPETQFKRRSCQMEFEEGMVEGRARGEELAALGKQASFSGSVEVIEVS; encoded by the exons ATGCGGGCTGGTGATGTCGCCGCGCCGGGTCGGTGGGTCCCCGCGGCCCGACCCCGCACGCGCCGCCCTCGGACCCTGGCCGGAGACCGCGGCGGGAGCGCCCCGTGCGCGGAGG gggGCTTTGCcaccttctcctcctgcttccctggCCTCTGTGAGGGCaagcctgctgccctgctgcccatgagcctctcccagccctgcctgcctgtGCCCAGTGTGGGCCTGACCCGCATCCTGCCTCACCTCTACCTGGGCTCTCAGAAAGATGTCCTGAACAAG GACCTGATGACCCAGAATGGAATAAGCTATGTCCTCAATGCCAGCAACTCCTGCCCCAAACCGGACTTCATCTGTGAGAGCCGCTTCATGCGCATTCCCATCAATGACAACTACTGCGAAAAGCTGCTGCCCTGGCTGGACAAGTCCATTGAGTTCATCG ATAAAGCTAAGCTGTCCAGCTGCCAAGTCATCGTCCACTGTCTGGCTGGCATCTCCCGCTCTGCCACCATCGCCATCGCGTACATCATGAAGACCATGGGCATGTCCTCTGACGATGCCTACAG GTTCGTAAAGGACCGGCGCCCATCCATCTCTCCCAACTTCAACTTCCTGGGCCAGCTGCTGGAGTATGAGCGCAGCCTGAAGCTGCTGGCTGCCCTGCAGGGGGACGGGGCGTCCCACCCGGGGACCCCTGAgcccctcccgggccccgccgccccgctgccgccgccgccaccacctaCCTCAGAGAGCGCTGCCACCGGGAGCGCGGCGGCCAGTGCGGCCAGGGAGGGCGCGCCTGGCACCGGCGGGGAGCTGCCCGcgcctgcccccgccccggccacCAGCGCGCTGCAGCAGGGCCTGCGTGGCCTGCACCTGTCCTCGGACCGCCTCCAGGACACCAACCGCCTGAAGCGCTCTTTCTCCCTGGACATCAAGTCGGCCTATGCCCCCAGCCGGCGGCCCGACGACCCGGGGCCCCCCGACCCCGGCGAGGCCCCCAAGCTCTGCAAGCTGGACAGCCCGTCGGGGGGCGCGCTGGGCCTGCCCTCGCCGGGCCCCGACAGCCCGGACGCGGTGCCGGAGACGCGCCCGCGCCTCCGCCGGCGGCCCCGGCCTCCCGCCGGCTCCCCGGCGCGCTCCCCGGCGCACGGGCTCGGCCTGAACTTCGGTGACGCCGCCCGGCAGACTCCGCGGCTCGGCCTCTCGGCCCTGTCGGCCCCTGGGCTGCCTGGCCCCGGCCAGCCCATCGGCCCCGGGAGCTGGGCGCCGCCGCTCGACTCCCCCGGCACGCCGTCGCCCGACGGGCCCTGGTGCTTCAGCCCCGAGGGGGCGCAgggcgcgggcggcgcgcggTTTGCGCCCTTCGGCCGGGCGGGCGCtcagggcgcggggggcggcgacctgcggcggcgggaggcggcgagGGCCGAGGCCCGGGACGCGCGGACCGGCTGGCCCGACGAGCCGGCCCCGGAGACGCAGTTCAAGCGCCGAAGCTGCCAGATGGAGTTCGAGGAGGGCATGGTGGAGGGGCGCGCGCGGGGTGAGGAGCTGGCGGCCCTGGGCAAGCAGGCCAGCTTCTCGGGCAGCGTGGAGGTCATCGAGGTGTCCTGA